One stretch of Hymenobacter chitinivorans DSM 11115 DNA includes these proteins:
- a CDS encoding M2 family metallopeptidase, which produces MKKPLISGLALATLGSALWACAPTAKTATATAPPAEAAPTQASTPPAPVDWGRQADEFLVNYSQRYQQLYSQSSEAEWRSNTRIVPGDTTNSAATARANEAMAAFTGGSQNIADLRQLLEHKDQLTEIQVKQLQTALYNAANSPQTIADVVKRRIKAETQQTEKLYGFEYKYNGKSVTTNDLDELLRQEKDPKKRQAIWEASKAIGPTLKDGLLNLRGLRNQTVQALGYPDYFTYQASDYGMSREEMMQLVRKINEELRPLYRELHTYARYELAKKYGQKQVPDYLPASWLPNRWGQDWSAMVDVKGVNLDATLAKKGAEWQVKQAERFYQSLGFQALPPVFWEKSSLYPLPKNATYKKNNHASAWHMDLNNDVRSLMSVEPNTEWYETTHHELGHIYYYLTYSNPEVPVLLRAGANRAYHEAMGSLMGLAATQKPFLVGLGLQDAKAKTDQTQTLLKEALNYVTFIPFSSGVMSEWENSFYADNLPADQLNAKWWELVKKYQGIVPPTTRGENFLDPATKTHINDDPAQYYDYALSYVILFQLHDHIAKKILKQDPHATNYYGSKEVGTFLADIMRPGASKDWRAVLKEKTGEDLSARAMVDYFQPLMAYLKEQNKGRKYTM; this is translated from the coding sequence ATGAAAAAACCACTGATTTCGGGCCTGGCCCTGGCTACGCTGGGCTCGGCCCTCTGGGCCTGTGCGCCCACGGCCAAAACGGCTACTGCCACTGCCCCGCCCGCCGAGGCGGCTCCCACGCAAGCCTCTACCCCACCCGCCCCGGTCGACTGGGGCCGGCAGGCCGATGAGTTCCTGGTCAACTACTCCCAGCGCTACCAGCAGCTCTACTCCCAGTCCTCGGAGGCCGAGTGGCGCTCTAACACCCGCATTGTGCCCGGCGACACCACCAACTCGGCCGCTACGGCCCGGGCCAACGAGGCCATGGCGGCCTTCACCGGCGGCAGCCAGAACATTGCCGACTTGCGCCAGCTGTTGGAGCACAAGGACCAGCTCACCGAAATCCAGGTCAAGCAGCTGCAAACGGCGCTCTATAACGCGGCCAACTCGCCCCAGACCATTGCCGACGTGGTGAAGCGCCGCATCAAGGCCGAAACCCAGCAGACCGAAAAGCTCTACGGCTTTGAGTATAAGTACAACGGCAAGTCGGTGACGACCAACGACCTGGACGAGCTGCTGCGCCAGGAAAAGGACCCCAAAAAGCGGCAGGCCATCTGGGAAGCCAGCAAGGCCATTGGCCCCACGCTCAAGGACGGCCTGCTGAATTTGCGCGGCCTGCGCAACCAGACCGTGCAGGCCCTGGGCTACCCCGACTACTTCACTTACCAGGCCTCCGACTACGGCATGAGCCGGGAGGAAATGATGCAGCTGGTGCGCAAAATCAACGAGGAGCTGCGGCCCTTATACCGCGAATTGCACACCTACGCCCGCTACGAGCTGGCCAAAAAGTATGGGCAGAAGCAGGTGCCCGACTACCTGCCCGCCTCCTGGCTGCCCAACCGCTGGGGCCAGGACTGGAGTGCCATGGTTGACGTGAAAGGGGTGAATCTGGACGCCACGCTGGCCAAAAAGGGCGCGGAGTGGCAGGTGAAGCAGGCTGAGCGGTTTTACCAGAGCCTGGGCTTTCAGGCGCTGCCGCCGGTGTTCTGGGAGAAAAGCAGCCTGTACCCGCTGCCCAAAAACGCCACCTATAAGAAGAACAACCACGCCTCGGCCTGGCACATGGACCTCAACAACGACGTGCGGAGCCTGATGAGCGTGGAGCCCAACACCGAGTGGTACGAAACCACCCACCACGAGCTGGGCCACATCTATTACTACCTCACCTACTCCAACCCCGAGGTGCCGGTGCTGCTGCGGGCCGGGGCCAACCGTGCCTACCACGAGGCCATGGGCAGCCTGATGGGCCTGGCCGCCACCCAGAAGCCGTTTTTGGTGGGCCTGGGTTTGCAGGACGCCAAAGCCAAGACCGACCAGACCCAGACCCTGCTCAAGGAAGCGCTGAACTACGTGACCTTCATTCCCTTCTCCTCGGGCGTGATGAGCGAGTGGGAAAACAGCTTCTACGCCGACAATCTGCCCGCCGACCAGCTCAACGCCAAGTGGTGGGAGCTGGTGAAAAAGTACCAGGGCATCGTGCCCCCCACCACGCGGGGGGAAAACTTCCTCGACCCGGCCACCAAGACTCACATCAACGACGACCCGGCCCAGTATTACGACTACGCCCTGTCGTACGTCATCCTGTTCCAGCTCCACGACCATATTGCCAAGAAAATCCTCAAGCAGGACCCGCACGCCACCAACTACTACGGCAGCAAGGAAGTGGGCACGTTCCTGGCCGACATCATGCGCCCCGGCGCCAGCAAAGACTGGCGGGCCGTGCTGAAGGAGAAAACCGGCGAAGACCTCTCGGCCCGCGCCATGGTCGACTACTTCCAGCCCCTGATGGCCTACCTCAAAGAGCAGAACAAGGGCCGCAAGTACACGATGTAA
- a CDS encoding alpha/beta hydrolase, producing MNIKYIFCGFLLLLLAFSFRASAQTKAEPLVIGQTFTIDSKIMGETRRINVYLPAGYAETPTLRLPVLYMPDGGMAEDFLHVAGLVQVSVGNNTMRPFIVVGIENTQRRRDLTGPTTNEKDKKIAPKVGESAAFRKFIRQELMPQVQQRYRTTKETAIVGESLAGLFVVETLLLEPDLFDHYLAFDPSLWWNNEQLVKQAAATIKAYKGPVKTLYMTSSDEPVIAAASARLAKIMQDTPTPALSWHYEPMPTETHGTIYHPSALRGFRYVFKPATEGVAK from the coding sequence ATGAACATCAAATATATCTTTTGCGGATTCCTACTCTTGCTGCTAGCCTTCAGCTTCCGAGCCTCCGCCCAAACCAAAGCCGAGCCCCTGGTCATCGGCCAGACCTTCACCATCGACTCCAAAATCATGGGTGAGACGCGGCGCATCAACGTGTACCTGCCCGCCGGCTACGCCGAAACCCCGACCCTGCGGCTGCCGGTGCTCTACATGCCCGATGGTGGTATGGCCGAAGATTTCCTGCACGTGGCGGGCCTGGTGCAGGTGTCGGTGGGCAACAACACGATGCGGCCTTTCATCGTGGTGGGCATCGAAAACACCCAGCGCCGCCGCGACCTGACCGGCCCGACCACCAACGAGAAGGACAAGAAGATTGCGCCCAAGGTGGGTGAGTCGGCCGCCTTCCGCAAGTTTATCCGCCAGGAGCTGATGCCCCAGGTGCAGCAGCGCTACCGCACCACCAAGGAAACGGCCATCGTGGGCGAGTCCCTGGCCGGGCTGTTCGTGGTCGAAACCCTGCTGCTGGAACCCGACCTGTTCGACCACTACCTGGCCTTCGACCCCAGCCTGTGGTGGAACAACGAGCAGCTGGTAAAGCAGGCCGCCGCGACCATCAAGGCCTATAAGGGTCCGGTGAAAACGCTGTATATGACGTCGAGCGACGAGCCCGTTATTGCCGCCGCTTCGGCGCGTTTAGCCAAGATTATGCAGGATACGCCCACCCCCGCGCTCAGCTGGCACTACGAGCCTATGCCGACCGAAACGCACGGCACCATCTACCATCCGTCGGCGCTACGGGGTTTCCGGTACGTGTTTAAGCCGGCGACGGAAGGCGTGGCGAAGTAA
- a CDS encoding erythromycin esterase family protein: MVAINNIAKWLTVGLMAAHALACNFHKQPAATAAKGGGLPGNEPGNEPGPKEKKVQIPYYPLQSAQDLDWLLAQVGDARVVLLGEASHGTREYYLWRAALSKRLIQEKGFNFMAVEGEWADSYRVNNFVKGPRQDSTAAVQLLRHYNRWPTWMWGNHEVASLVKWLNTHNQQAASGQKVGFFGLDVYCVWESLADIVPHLEGRDAGAAQAARRAQQCFKPYSADAQQYALAVARADKTCWTETNRLWKAVEKLTGGAVPRDENLFVTQQHALVAANGEKYYRAMTTSNAESWNIRDRHMMETLRRLLELHGPRSKAIVWEHNTHVGDARYTDMASSAEVNVGQLARQQLGRENVFIVGFGSYQGSVIAADAWGAPIKQMPVPEAKAGSWEDMLHALGPTNKLVLSKDLQADPFFKRRIGQRAIGVVYNPRADRFENYVPSVIPQRYDAFIYLDQTTALHPLETPVKANEPPDLYPSGT, encoded by the coding sequence ATGGTTGCCATAAACAACATTGCCAAGTGGCTGACGGTCGGCTTGATGGCGGCGCACGCGCTGGCCTGCAATTTTCATAAGCAGCCCGCGGCCACAGCCGCCAAGGGCGGCGGACTGCCTGGCAATGAGCCGGGCAACGAGCCGGGCCCGAAGGAAAAGAAAGTGCAGATTCCCTATTACCCGCTGCAGTCAGCTCAGGACCTGGACTGGCTGTTAGCCCAGGTGGGGGATGCCCGGGTGGTACTGCTGGGCGAAGCTTCGCACGGCACGCGCGAGTACTACCTCTGGCGGGCGGCCCTGAGTAAGCGCCTGATTCAGGAAAAGGGCTTCAACTTCATGGCCGTGGAAGGGGAGTGGGCCGATTCGTACCGCGTCAACAACTTTGTCAAAGGGCCGCGGCAGGACAGCACGGCGGCCGTGCAACTGCTGCGCCACTACAACCGCTGGCCCACCTGGATGTGGGGCAACCACGAAGTAGCCTCGCTGGTAAAGTGGCTGAATACCCACAACCAGCAAGCGGCGAGCGGCCAGAAAGTCGGCTTCTTCGGGCTGGACGTGTACTGCGTCTGGGAGTCGTTGGCCGACATCGTGCCCCACCTTGAAGGCCGGGACGCCGGCGCGGCCCAAGCCGCCCGCCGGGCTCAGCAGTGCTTTAAGCCCTACAGCGCCGATGCCCAACAGTACGCCTTGGCCGTAGCGCGGGCCGACAAAACCTGCTGGACGGAAACCAACCGCCTCTGGAAGGCCGTGGAAAAGCTCACCGGCGGGGCCGTGCCCCGGGACGAAAACCTGTTTGTAACCCAGCAGCACGCCCTGGTGGCCGCCAACGGTGAGAAATACTACCGGGCCATGACCACCAGCAACGCCGAGTCGTGGAATATCCGGGACCGGCACATGATGGAAACCCTGCGCCGCCTGCTCGAGCTGCACGGGCCCCGGAGCAAGGCCATTGTGTGGGAGCACAACACCCACGTGGGCGACGCGCGCTACACCGACATGGCCAGCAGCGCCGAGGTGAACGTGGGGCAGCTGGCCCGGCAGCAGTTGGGCCGGGAAAACGTGTTTATCGTGGGCTTCGGCTCCTACCAGGGCTCGGTCATTGCCGCCGATGCCTGGGGCGCCCCCATCAAGCAGATGCCGGTGCCCGAGGCCAAAGCCGGGAGCTGGGAGGATATGCTGCACGCGCTGGGCCCCACCAACAAGCTAGTCCTCTCCAAAGACTTGCAAGCCGACCCGTTCTTCAAGCGCCGCATCGGCCAGCGCGCCATTGGGGTGGTGTATAACCCGCGGGCCGACCGGTTTGAGAACTACGTGCCCTCCGTCATTCCGCAGCGCTACGACGCCTTTATCTACCTCGACCAAACCACGGCCCTGCACCCGCTCGAAACCCCGGTCAAAGCCAACGAGCCCCCGGATTTGTATCCGTCGGGGACGTAG
- a CDS encoding pirin family protein produces MLKYIPATDRHHASPVSWLSSYFLFSFADYYDPNNMHFGPLRVFNDDSIAPNSGFPQHPHSEMEIVTIVLDGEVTHEDTMGNKTTIPKGEVQRMTAGTGLAHSEFNRTDKPLHIYQLWFLPNQKGLAPSYEQKDLDLLDTKNELTPIVSGQKVLEDVVYMNSNSTIYWSNLKEGKEIEFKTFPIRNTFIYVKDGTIYVNGTELGPNDQARMTDEHVVQIRASKDAQFILIDLPAAEANY; encoded by the coding sequence ATGCTGAAGTATATCCCCGCCACCGACCGTCACCACGCCTCGCCCGTGAGCTGGCTGAGCAGCTACTTCCTGTTCTCCTTCGCCGACTACTACGACCCCAACAACATGCATTTCGGGCCGCTGCGGGTGTTCAACGACGACAGCATTGCGCCCAACTCGGGCTTTCCGCAGCACCCGCACTCGGAAATGGAAATCGTGACCATCGTGCTGGATGGGGAAGTGACGCACGAGGATACGATGGGCAACAAAACCACCATTCCCAAGGGCGAAGTGCAGCGCATGACGGCCGGCACCGGCCTGGCCCACTCCGAGTTTAACCGCACCGACAAGCCCCTGCACATCTACCAGCTCTGGTTTTTGCCCAACCAGAAGGGCCTGGCGCCCAGCTACGAGCAAAAGGACCTCGACCTGCTCGACACCAAGAACGAGCTGACCCCGATTGTATCGGGCCAGAAGGTGCTGGAAGACGTGGTGTATATGAACTCTAACAGCACCATTTACTGGTCGAACCTGAAGGAGGGCAAGGAAATCGAGTTCAAGACCTTCCCGATTCGCAACACGTTTATCTACGTCAAGGACGGCACGATTTACGTGAACGGCACCGAGCTGGGCCCCAACGACCAGGCCCGGATGACCGACGAGCACGTGGTGCAGATTCGGGCCTCGAAAGACGCGCAGTTTATCCTCATTGACCTGCCCGCGGCCGAAGCCAACTACTAA
- a CDS encoding LexA family transcriptional regulator produces the protein MINTNLKFWRRELALTQAQMAEKLGIKRSLVGAYEEGRAEPKLSTLVNMARLFGISLDALVTTDFTKKSAQKAALRQLEPATSSPEPPTPRPANGLRILALTVDKEQNENIELVPLKASAGYLNGYADPEFIEELPKFRLPMLSTGGTYRAFEIAGDSMLPIASGTVIVGKYVEDWLTIKDGTPCIVVSSKEGIVFKRIFNKLKDGATLSLHSDNPVYSPYEIGVEDVVEIWEARSYISSTFPIADLSLSRLASIVLDLQQQMSTLKKA, from the coding sequence ATGATAAATACCAACCTGAAATTCTGGCGGCGCGAACTGGCCCTGACTCAGGCTCAGATGGCCGAAAAACTAGGTATCAAACGCTCACTAGTAGGCGCTTACGAGGAGGGCCGCGCCGAGCCCAAGCTCAGCACCCTGGTGAACATGGCCCGCCTGTTTGGCATCAGCCTCGATGCCCTGGTGACGACCGACTTCACCAAGAAGAGCGCCCAAAAGGCCGCCCTGCGCCAACTCGAACCCGCTACTTCTTCGCCCGAGCCGCCCACGCCCCGCCCCGCCAACGGCCTGCGTATCCTGGCCCTGACCGTTGATAAAGAGCAGAACGAGAACATTGAGCTGGTGCCCCTGAAGGCCAGCGCCGGCTACCTCAACGGCTACGCAGACCCCGAATTCATTGAGGAGCTGCCCAAGTTCCGCCTGCCCATGCTCAGCACCGGCGGCACCTACCGGGCCTTCGAAATTGCCGGCGACTCGATGCTGCCCATTGCCTCGGGCACGGTCATCGTGGGCAAATACGTGGAAGACTGGCTGACCATCAAGGACGGCACGCCCTGCATCGTGGTCAGCAGCAAGGAAGGTATTGTCTTCAAGCGTATCTTCAACAAGCTCAAGGACGGCGCCACGCTTTCCCTGCACTCCGACAACCCGGTGTACTCGCCCTACGAAATCGGGGTGGAGGACGTGGTGGAAATCTGGGAGGCCCGCTCCTACATCAGCAGCACCTTCCCCATTGCCGATTTGTCGCTCTCGCGCCTGGCCAGCATCGTGCTGGACTTGCAGCAGCAGATGAGCACCCTGAAAAAAGCGTAG
- a CDS encoding DUF2306 domain-containing protein, which translates to MLSSLSFPRLLQWLAGAAVAAFTVLMATKVWPYLSFEPGINFLTTKSEATNLNGLFRLGFYVHITSSLWVLVAGLAQFFPRLFRGRAALHRNFGKLYVASILALAAPSGLILAGFANGGLVAKVGFSLQCVVWWLATWLAYRLARQRRWEQHTEWMMRSFAVTLAAMSLRSESYLLYYVFGTKPIETYLTVTWLSWTGNLVLAEVLIQLGAARRLLRAFHAPAATSQ; encoded by the coding sequence ATGCTTTCCTCCCTGTCTTTTCCGCGCCTGCTGCAGTGGCTGGCGGGCGCGGCCGTCGCCGCCTTTACCGTGCTTATGGCCACCAAAGTGTGGCCCTACCTGTCGTTTGAGCCGGGCATCAATTTCCTGACCACCAAGTCGGAGGCAACGAACCTGAACGGGCTGTTTCGGCTGGGCTTCTACGTGCACATCACCAGCAGCCTGTGGGTGCTAGTCGCCGGACTGGCCCAGTTTTTTCCGCGTCTATTTCGCGGGCGGGCCGCGTTGCACCGCAACTTCGGTAAGCTCTACGTGGCTTCCATTCTGGCCCTGGCCGCGCCCTCGGGCCTGATTCTGGCCGGCTTTGCCAACGGTGGCCTGGTGGCTAAAGTGGGTTTCAGCCTGCAGTGCGTGGTGTGGTGGCTAGCTACCTGGCTGGCCTACCGCCTGGCCCGGCAGCGCCGCTGGGAGCAACACACCGAGTGGATGATGCGCAGCTTCGCCGTGACGCTGGCGGCCATGAGTCTGCGCTCGGAAAGCTACCTGCTCTACTACGTCTTTGGCACCAAGCCCATCGAAACCTACCTCACCGTGACCTGGCTTTCCTGGACCGGCAACCTAGTGCTGGCCGAGGTGCTGATTCAGCTGGGCGCGGCCCGGCGCCTGCTCCGCGCCTTTCACGCCCCTGCCGCTACCAGCCAATGA
- the recQ gene encoding DNA helicase RecQ: MLFAPEPLAPTLASARKVLKQYYGYDTFRPMQESIISHIMSGKDTVVLMPTGGGKSVCFQVPAVVQEGVCVVVSPLIALMKDQVEALKANGIPAEYINSSVGQSEQTSIASDCLNGYLKLLYVSPEKLVSPGFIQFLQRLRISMFAIDEAHCISSWGHDFRPEYTQLRVLREQFPQVPIIALTATADRLTQRDIQQQLRMHEPQVFLSSFDRPNLNLIVRPGQNRVGSIVDFVTARPSEAGIVYCLSRKQCETLAQKLKEKGVRAGHYHAGMTPNQRGAVQEAFLRDDLQVIVATIAFGMGIDKSNVRWVIHYNLPKNIEGYYQEIGRAGRDGAPATAVLFYSYADVMSLRDMLTKDADPRLSQLSLTKLERMQQFAEAASCRRKILLNYFGETLPQDCGNCDICRNPPTTFDGTELAQKALSAVVRMRERAPIGLLIDVLRGMRNQAIIQGGYEQIKTYGAGRDLPYLDWYSYIHQMLNDGLLYIAYEEGYALKITELGKQVLQGQRQLPMKKFQPAEKAEKQPRGKKAAGTASVPTDATTQLFERLRQLRKRIADEQNVPPYVIFTDTTLQEMAAERPVSRTAMLAIGGVGMKKFENYGEVFIKAILEHGGAPNPSDAAESDEDEDLPSAASKPRRPREAGDTHENTLQLHRAGLSVEAIAERRSLSPSTIRAHIETLYAKGQPIRLEEFLTMDEFAQIQTAIGQLGGDPPLRDLFDHLREQYDYFKLRLAVMYQKRLRSK, encoded by the coding sequence ATGTTATTTGCCCCCGAACCCCTCGCGCCCACGCTGGCTTCCGCCCGCAAGGTCCTGAAGCAGTATTATGGTTATGATACGTTCCGGCCCATGCAGGAGAGTATCATTTCCCACATCATGAGCGGCAAGGATACCGTGGTGCTCATGCCCACCGGTGGGGGCAAATCGGTGTGCTTCCAGGTGCCGGCCGTGGTGCAGGAAGGCGTCTGCGTGGTCGTCTCGCCCCTCATTGCCCTGATGAAGGACCAGGTGGAGGCCCTGAAGGCCAACGGTATTCCGGCCGAGTACATCAACAGCAGCGTGGGCCAGAGCGAGCAAACCAGCATTGCCAGTGACTGCCTCAACGGCTACCTCAAGCTGCTCTACGTGAGCCCCGAAAAGCTCGTTTCGCCGGGCTTTATCCAGTTTTTGCAGCGCCTGCGCATCAGCATGTTCGCCATCGACGAGGCCCACTGCATCTCGTCGTGGGGTCACGACTTCCGGCCCGAGTACACCCAGCTGCGGGTGCTGCGCGAGCAGTTTCCGCAGGTGCCCATCATTGCCCTCACCGCCACCGCCGACCGCCTCACCCAGCGCGACATCCAGCAGCAGCTGCGCATGCACGAGCCCCAGGTGTTTTTGTCGAGCTTCGACAGGCCCAACCTCAACCTCATCGTGCGTCCCGGCCAGAACCGGGTGGGCAGCATCGTGGACTTTGTTACGGCCCGGCCCTCGGAGGCGGGCATCGTGTACTGCCTCTCACGCAAGCAGTGCGAAACCCTGGCCCAGAAGCTCAAGGAAAAAGGCGTGCGCGCCGGCCACTACCACGCCGGCATGACCCCCAACCAGCGCGGGGCGGTTCAGGAAGCCTTTCTGCGCGACGATCTGCAAGTCATCGTGGCCACCATTGCCTTCGGCATGGGCATCGACAAGAGCAACGTGCGCTGGGTGATTCACTACAACCTGCCCAAGAACATCGAGGGCTACTACCAGGAAATCGGGCGGGCCGGACGCGACGGAGCCCCGGCCACGGCGGTGCTCTTCTATAGCTACGCCGACGTGATGAGCCTGCGCGACATGCTCACCAAGGACGCCGACCCGCGCCTCTCCCAGCTCAGCCTCACCAAGCTGGAGCGCATGCAGCAGTTTGCCGAAGCGGCCAGCTGCCGCCGCAAGATCCTGCTCAACTACTTCGGCGAAACCCTGCCCCAGGACTGCGGCAACTGCGATATCTGCCGCAACCCGCCCACTACCTTCGACGGCACCGAGCTGGCCCAAAAAGCCTTGTCGGCGGTGGTCCGCATGCGCGAGCGGGCCCCCATCGGCCTGCTTATCGACGTGCTGCGGGGCATGCGCAACCAGGCCATCATCCAGGGCGGCTACGAGCAAATCAAAACCTACGGCGCCGGCCGCGACCTGCCGTACCTAGACTGGTACAGCTACATCCACCAGATGCTCAACGACGGCCTGCTCTACATTGCCTACGAGGAAGGCTACGCGCTGAAAATCACGGAGTTGGGTAAGCAGGTGCTGCAGGGCCAGCGCCAGCTGCCGATGAAGAAATTCCAGCCCGCCGAGAAAGCCGAAAAGCAGCCCCGGGGCAAGAAAGCCGCCGGCACCGCCAGCGTGCCTACCGATGCCACGACCCAGCTGTTCGAGCGGCTGCGGCAGCTGCGCAAGCGCATTGCCGACGAGCAGAACGTGCCCCCGTACGTCATCTTCACCGATACCACGCTCCAGGAAATGGCAGCCGAGCGGCCCGTGTCGCGCACGGCCATGCTGGCCATCGGCGGGGTGGGCATGAAGAAGTTCGAGAACTACGGCGAGGTCTTTATCAAAGCCATTCTGGAGCACGGCGGCGCCCCCAACCCCTCGGATGCCGCCGAGTCCGATGAAGACGAGGACCTGCCCAGCGCCGCTTCCAAGCCCCGCCGCCCCCGCGAAGCCGGCGACACCCACGAAAATACTCTGCAGCTGCACCGCGCCGGCCTGAGCGTGGAGGCCATTGCCGAGCGCCGCTCCCTGAGCCCGAGCACCATCCGGGCCCACATCGAGACGCTCTACGCCAAGGGCCAGCCCATCCGCCTCGAAGAATTCCTGACCATGGACGAATTCGCCCAGATCCAGACCGCCATCGGCCAGCTCGGCGGCGACCCGCCCCTGCGCGACCTGTTCGACCACCTGCGCGAGCAGTACGACTACTTCAAGCTCCGCCTGGCCGTGATGTACCAAAAGCGCCTGCGGAGTAAGTAG
- a CDS encoding four-helix bundle copper-binding protein, with translation MDHAHASAPTPAANQHNQAVLDALSRCIAACELCATACLQEEDVQMMVPCIRLDRDCADICRLTAAFIARGSDHARHVLRECIEICRKCGEECGQHQHDHCQQCAAACRACVEACEAY, from the coding sequence ATGGACCATGCTCACGCCTCCGCCCCCACCCCTGCCGCCAACCAACACAACCAGGCCGTGCTCGACGCGCTAAGCCGCTGCATTGCCGCCTGCGAACTATGCGCTACAGCCTGTTTGCAGGAAGAAGACGTGCAGATGATGGTACCCTGCATCCGCCTCGACCGGGACTGCGCCGACATCTGCCGGCTCACCGCCGCCTTCATTGCCCGCGGCTCCGACCACGCCCGCCACGTACTCCGGGAGTGCATCGAAATCTGCCGCAAGTGCGGCGAGGAGTGCGGCCAGCACCAGCACGACCATTGCCAGCAGTGCGCCGCCGCCTGCCGGGCCTGCGTGGAGGCCTGCGAGGCGTACTAA
- a CDS encoding T9SS type A sorting domain-containing protein has translation MTPFLLFRFSSCRRWLLALALVLAGSRGYAQGVWQAVTNLPSAFTDVRATTTDETGNVYLVGAFSGTLTLGNLTLTSVGGQDIFVAKWNSSGFVWAERAGGPGNDVATAVAVKGSSVCVGGTFAGATAGFGATTLTNAGPEATTDIFVARYVDAGSTPGLSWAQQAGGASNDELGAVAATATEVFAAGSFGGSARFGNQLLTTNGSTNPDIFITKLTTAGSSGSFVWTQSAGGMGIDTATGLALSGANVYVAGSFSGTGSFGPSQVFSAGNQDIYVARLTDAGSTSSFAWVQRAGGANDDLVTSLVVARGTGVYVAGSFASFAANFTGIILANNGNADLFVAKLNDISATAPVFSWAQRAGGTGFERATALAVNGNNVYVAGQFNSPLVGFGTTSVLTNYQAGFFDILVAKIEDLGPSNTFTWAQQAGSPQHDMPTGLAVSGAKVYVVGGATLPARFGNQQLSGFTGTTTAFLATLLDPAVVTATRGPGPEPGWGMYPNPAHHRVTLQLPAGATRATATLLDATGRVVRTQHLTPAAPGTAEMSLSGLPTGLYYVRVQQGALRTARPLRVE, from the coding sequence ATGACTCCATTTCTCCTCTTCCGTTTTTCGAGCTGCCGGCGGTGGCTTCTGGCATTGGCACTGGTCCTGGCGGGGTCCCGCGGCTACGCCCAGGGGGTGTGGCAAGCCGTAACCAACCTACCCAGCGCCTTCACCGACGTGCGCGCTACGACTACCGACGAAACCGGCAACGTCTATCTGGTGGGGGCCTTTTCCGGTACGCTTACCCTGGGCAATCTGACGCTCACGAGCGTAGGCGGCCAGGACATTTTCGTGGCCAAGTGGAATTCCTCGGGCTTCGTGTGGGCGGAGCGCGCGGGCGGGCCGGGCAACGACGTAGCCACGGCCGTGGCCGTGAAAGGCAGCAGCGTGTGCGTTGGCGGAACCTTTGCGGGGGCCACGGCCGGTTTTGGCGCCACCACGCTTACCAATGCTGGTCCGGAGGCGACGACCGACATTTTCGTGGCCCGCTATGTTGACGCGGGTTCTACTCCCGGCCTGAGCTGGGCCCAGCAGGCCGGGGGCGCCAGCAACGACGAGCTGGGGGCGGTGGCCGCCACGGCTACTGAGGTGTTTGCGGCCGGGTCGTTTGGGGGTTCCGCGCGCTTCGGCAACCAGCTTCTGACCACCAACGGCAGCACCAACCCCGATATCTTCATCACCAAGCTTACCACTGCGGGCAGCAGCGGCTCGTTTGTCTGGACCCAGAGCGCGGGCGGCATGGGCATTGATACGGCCACGGGCCTGGCCCTGAGCGGGGCCAACGTGTACGTGGCCGGCAGCTTCAGCGGCACCGGCAGTTTCGGCCCTAGTCAGGTATTCAGCGCCGGCAACCAGGATATCTACGTGGCCCGCCTGACTGATGCGGGCAGCACGAGCAGCTTTGCCTGGGTGCAGCGGGCCGGCGGGGCCAACGACGATTTGGTCACCAGTCTGGTAGTGGCCCGGGGCACCGGGGTGTACGTAGCCGGTAGCTTCGCCAGCTTTGCGGCCAATTTCACCGGTATTATCCTGGCCAACAACGGCAATGCGGACTTATTCGTGGCCAAGCTCAACGACATCAGCGCCACGGCGCCGGTGTTCAGCTGGGCGCAGCGGGCCGGCGGCACGGGCTTCGAGCGGGCCACCGCCCTGGCTGTAAACGGCAACAACGTCTACGTGGCCGGGCAGTTCAACAGCCCCCTGGTTGGCTTTGGAACCACCAGTGTTTTAACCAATTACCAGGCGGGCTTTTTCGATATTCTGGTGGCCAAAATTGAGGACTTGGGCCCAAGCAATACTTTCACCTGGGCCCAGCAAGCCGGCAGCCCGCAGCACGATATGCCCACGGGACTGGCCGTGTCGGGAGCCAAGGTGTACGTGGTGGGCGGGGCCACGCTGCCCGCCCGCTTTGGCAACCAGCAGCTTTCCGGGTTTACGGGTACTACCACGGCTTTCCTGGCCACGCTGCTCGACCCGGCCGTGGTGACGGCCACGCGCGGCCCGGGTCCGGAGCCGGGCTGGGGCATGTACCCCAACCCGGCCCACCACCGCGTGACGCTGCAGCTGCCGGCCGGCGCCACCCGTGCTACCGCCACCCTGCTCGACGCCACCGGCCGCGTCGTGCGGACCCAACACCTGACACCAGCCGCCCCCGGAACCGCAGAAATGTCGCTGAGCGGGCTACCGACCGGGCTGTATTACGTGCGGGTGCAGCAGGGGGCGCTGCGCACTGCCCGGCCGCTGCGGGTGGAGTAG